One Agrococcus jenensis genomic region harbors:
- a CDS encoding sensor histidine kinase encodes MPDAPRSRLRTWTVRSRIVGLLTLLSLITAIAAGSVAYAVDRVRVLEQIDANLDAALDSVRFIVEGDDWSSTDEAVSTIVQRLAPDDNTGTLGIVDGEAAWQPGIAPDVPLEQLPGFVERIVAETADGRTVLGTYVEGTRSIRYLAAPVTVGEIASGPPRAVFVTGYDVEAELAELDGAARVFALTALLATAATFGIGLLVSGRLLRPIRHMREVAERASGADLSERIPVTGKDDVSQLAATVNGMLDRLGSSLEDQRQLLQDVGHELKTPITIVRGHLELVDPASPADVVETRELAIDELDRMARLVDDLRAAARLRDPAAFELRETDVAALVEQIAVKALAIDGADLDPNVEATPVVARLDPDRITQAMLQLAANAVRHARGPFSIGSRVRGSDLELFVRDRGPGVPDELKQVVFERFRRGAAEGRGDGGSGLGLSIVALIADRHGGRAWVADAGAGSEFILTLPGAIVPPAIVPIASAAAPSGQDDRGIHDHDHTTADHREQQWHRS; translated from the coding sequence ATGCCCGACGCGCCACGCTCTCGCCTGCGCACCTGGACGGTGCGCTCGCGGATCGTGGGGCTCCTGACGCTGCTGTCGCTCATCACAGCCATCGCCGCGGGCAGCGTCGCCTACGCGGTCGATCGCGTGCGGGTGCTCGAGCAGATCGACGCCAACCTCGACGCCGCGCTCGACTCCGTGCGGTTCATCGTCGAGGGGGACGACTGGTCGTCGACCGACGAGGCCGTCTCGACGATCGTGCAGCGGCTCGCGCCGGACGACAACACCGGCACCCTCGGCATCGTCGACGGCGAGGCGGCCTGGCAGCCCGGCATCGCGCCCGACGTGCCGCTCGAGCAGCTGCCCGGCTTCGTCGAGCGGATCGTCGCCGAGACGGCGGACGGTCGCACGGTGCTCGGCACCTACGTCGAGGGGACGCGGTCGATCCGCTACCTGGCGGCGCCCGTCACGGTCGGCGAGATCGCGAGCGGCCCGCCGCGCGCCGTCTTCGTCACCGGCTACGACGTCGAGGCGGAGCTCGCCGAGCTCGACGGCGCCGCCCGGGTCTTCGCGCTCACCGCGCTGCTCGCCACCGCGGCCACGTTCGGCATCGGCCTGCTCGTCTCCGGGCGGCTGCTGCGGCCCATCCGGCACATGCGCGAGGTCGCGGAGCGCGCCTCGGGGGCCGACCTGTCGGAGCGCATCCCGGTGACGGGCAAGGACGACGTGTCGCAGCTCGCGGCGACCGTCAACGGCATGCTCGACCGGCTCGGCAGCTCGCTCGAGGACCAGCGGCAGCTGCTGCAGGACGTCGGGCACGAGCTGAAGACGCCCATCACGATCGTGCGCGGCCACCTCGAGCTCGTGGATCCTGCGAGCCCGGCCGATGTCGTCGAGACGCGCGAGCTCGCGATCGACGAGCTCGACCGGATGGCGCGGCTCGTCGACGACCTGCGCGCCGCCGCCCGCCTGCGCGATCCGGCGGCCTTCGAGCTGCGCGAGACCGACGTCGCGGCGCTCGTCGAGCAGATCGCGGTCAAGGCGCTCGCCATCGACGGCGCCGACCTCGACCCGAACGTCGAGGCCACGCCGGTCGTCGCCCGGCTCGACCCGGACCGCATCACGCAGGCGATGCTGCAGCTCGCGGCGAACGCGGTGCGGCACGCGCGAGGGCCGTTCTCGATCGGCTCGAGGGTGCGCGGCAGCGACCTCGAGCTCTTCGTGCGCGACCGCGGCCCCGGCGTGCCCGACGAGCTCAAGCAGGTGGTGTTCGAGCGCTTCCGCCGCGGCGCCGCCGAGGGGCGCGGCGACGGCGGCTCGGGCCTCGGGCTGTCGATCGTCGCGCTCATCGCCGACCGGCACGGAGGCAGGGCGTGGGTGGCGGATGCCGGGGCCGGCTCCGAGTTCATCCTCACGCTGCCCGGCGCCATCGTGCCGCCCGCGATCGTGCCGATCGCGTCGGCGGCGGCCCCGTCGGGGCAGGACGACCGCGGCATCCACGACCACGACCACACGACGGCCGACCACCGGGAGCAGCAGTGGCATCGATCCTGA
- a CDS encoding response regulator transcription factor, with protein sequence MASILIAEDEARIAAFVEKGLAAAGYSTRVAATGPEALDLALTDGFDLLVLDIGLPGMDGFEVLAQLRGSGSSMPVIILTARGGGSDTVAGLEGGADDYMAKPFRFDELLARVRLRMASAAAGTLAPSELRHQGLELDIRTRRARMDGREVDLSGREFALAEELVRHAGQVLSREQLLSRVWGYDFDPGSNVVDVYIRYLRNKLGADRIETVRGMGYRLV encoded by the coding sequence GTGGCATCGATCCTGATCGCCGAGGACGAGGCGCGCATAGCTGCGTTCGTCGAGAAGGGGCTGGCCGCGGCCGGCTACAGCACCCGCGTCGCCGCGACCGGGCCCGAGGCGCTCGACCTCGCGCTCACCGACGGGTTCGACCTGCTCGTGCTCGACATCGGGCTGCCCGGCATGGACGGCTTCGAGGTGCTCGCGCAGCTGCGCGGCTCGGGATCGTCGATGCCGGTGATCATCCTCACCGCGCGCGGGGGCGGGAGTGACACCGTCGCCGGGCTCGAGGGCGGCGCCGACGACTACATGGCGAAGCCGTTCCGCTTCGACGAGCTGCTCGCGCGCGTCCGGCTGCGGATGGCGTCGGCTGCCGCGGGCACGCTGGCGCCCTCGGAGCTGCGGCACCAGGGCCTCGAGCTCGACATCCGCACGCGTCGCGCGAGGATGGACGGCCGCGAGGTCGACCTGTCCGGGCGCGAGTTCGCGCTCGCCGAGGAGCTCGTGCGGCACGCCGGCCAGGTGCTGTCCCGCGAGCAGCTGCTCAGCCGCGTCTGGGGCTACGACTTCGACCCCGGCTCGAACGTCGTCGACGTCTACATCCGCTACCTGCGCAACAAGCTCGGCGCCGACCGGATCGAGACGGTCCGCGGCATGGGCTACCGCCTGGTCTGA